In the genome of Fulvivirga maritima, one region contains:
- a CDS encoding efflux RND transporter periplasmic adaptor subunit, with translation MKSQSKRIITHFLIGFCISATLTSCSDSKPETAAIDEQPCLSADEMQNLVSASLKPVSYEISLNGKVDYNPNNVLQYVSLVDGVLTNTFVSLGDKVEKGQVLATIKSTELNAMQANLQQLQAQLKVAQRELQSTESFYKNGISSEKDLIMSQSEVTQIESQIDNLKTNLELFSAKPEAGVFEIKAPVSGYIVANHMASGLQINAGSEPLFTLSNLDEVWINANVYAKDIPYVKEGMEVTIGGNAFADTTFKGEINNISQVIDPDENVVKARIILKNSDLSLKPGLNVTVIAHRELNNKAVWLPKKAVIFNNDSYHVIVAKDGDQCHMEVRNVTIGHQDKNGYFIDGGLEAGEKIVDHDAILWYNAYASK, from the coding sequence ATGAAGAGTCAATCAAAAAGGATAATAACGCATTTTTTAATAGGCTTTTGTATTTCTGCCACCCTGACTTCATGCTCAGACTCTAAGCCTGAGACCGCTGCCATCGACGAGCAGCCTTGCCTCTCTGCCGATGAAATGCAAAATTTAGTTTCTGCTTCTTTAAAGCCAGTGAGCTATGAAATTTCTTTAAACGGAAAGGTAGATTACAACCCTAACAATGTATTGCAATATGTAAGCCTTGTAGATGGCGTACTGACTAATACATTTGTATCGCTAGGTGATAAAGTAGAAAAAGGTCAGGTTTTGGCTACTATTAAAAGTACTGAGCTCAACGCTATGCAAGCGAACCTGCAGCAGTTACAAGCACAACTCAAAGTAGCTCAACGCGAATTGCAGTCTACCGAAAGCTTTTATAAAAACGGCATTTCTTCTGAGAAAGATCTGATCATGTCTCAAAGTGAAGTTACTCAGATAGAGTCTCAGATAGACAACCTAAAAACTAACTTAGAACTATTTAGTGCTAAGCCGGAAGCTGGTGTTTTTGAGATAAAAGCTCCGGTTAGCGGCTATATAGTGGCCAACCACATGGCCTCTGGTCTACAAATTAATGCAGGGTCTGAGCCTCTTTTCACTCTATCTAACTTAGATGAAGTGTGGATTAATGCCAATGTATACGCCAAAGACATTCCTTATGTAAAAGAAGGCATGGAAGTAACCATTGGCGGTAATGCTTTTGCTGACACCACTTTTAAAGGCGAGATCAACAACATCTCTCAGGTGATAGACCCTGATGAAAACGTAGTGAAGGCCAGAATTATATTAAAGAACAGTGACTTGAGCCTCAAGCCTGGCTTAAATGTAACGGTAATAGCGCATAGAGAGCTCAACAATAAAGCTGTATGGCTGCCAAAAAAGGCCGTAATATTTAACAATGACAGCTACCATGTAATAGTAGCCAAAGACGGCGATCAGTGCCATATGGAAGTAAGAAACGTCACCATTGGCCACCAGGATAAGAATGGTTATTTCATTGATGGAGGCCTAGAGGCAGGAGAAAAAATTGTAGATCATGATGCCATCTTATGGTATAACGCCTACGCTTCCAAATAA
- a CDS encoding BNR repeat-containing protein — protein sequence MKSYLAFTVFFLSFFQSFAQTSYSSISKAWSKNSVNTVIFRKNSLVTYGEYQFAAYYDDDRSVVLAKRKIGNRQWDYRKTQYFGNAQDAHNTINIMVDGEGYLHVAWDHHNNKLHYAISNAPLSLDLGAAVSMTGQDEEYVTYPEFYKMPSGDLTFLYRNGESGSGDLVLKRYDLQQKSWETLQKNLIDGENERNAYWQAVVDDKGVIHLSWVWRETWDVSTNHDMCYARSKDGGKTWENSTGKAYQLPINQESAEVIYEIPQNSGLINQTSMTVDGKGNPIVATYFKDSHTGIQQYQVIYDEGGSWHSSVISNRNEAFDLGGGGTKKIPISRPQILYGNYDGVPFAMLIYRDQANDNKASVYINPEFPKGEWFSVDLWNKSLGDWEPTYDTELWRNCQMLSLFVQNVEQIDGEGLSQQEPTMVYVLDYKPYKELTNRK from the coding sequence ATGAAATCTTATTTGGCTTTCACTGTCTTTTTTTTATCTTTTTTTCAATCCTTTGCTCAGACCAGCTATTCAAGCATATCTAAAGCGTGGTCTAAAAATTCAGTTAATACGGTTATTTTTAGAAAGAACTCGTTAGTAACATATGGCGAATATCAATTTGCCGCTTATTATGACGATGACCGATCTGTAGTGTTGGCTAAGAGAAAGATCGGAAATAGACAGTGGGATTATCGAAAAACACAATATTTTGGTAATGCACAAGATGCACATAATACCATAAATATAATGGTGGATGGTGAGGGATACTTGCATGTAGCCTGGGATCACCATAATAATAAATTGCATTATGCTATTAGTAATGCGCCTTTATCATTAGATCTGGGTGCGGCTGTGAGCATGACCGGGCAGGATGAAGAGTATGTTACTTATCCTGAATTTTACAAAATGCCTTCGGGTGATTTAACATTTTTGTATAGAAACGGAGAGTCAGGCAGTGGAGATCTGGTGCTAAAAAGGTATGATCTCCAGCAAAAAAGTTGGGAAACCCTACAGAAAAACCTCATAGATGGCGAAAATGAGCGTAATGCTTATTGGCAGGCTGTGGTAGATGACAAGGGTGTTATTCACCTTTCTTGGGTGTGGAGAGAGACTTGGGATGTATCTACTAATCATGATATGTGCTACGCCCGCTCTAAAGATGGAGGCAAGACCTGGGAGAATTCTACAGGAAAAGCATATCAGTTACCCATTAACCAGGAAAGTGCTGAGGTAATTTATGAGATCCCTCAAAATAGTGGCTTAATTAATCAGACCTCTATGACTGTAGATGGAAAAGGAAATCCTATAGTAGCGACTTATTTTAAAGATAGCCATACTGGAATACAGCAATATCAAGTGATATATGATGAAGGAGGAAGTTGGCATAGCTCAGTTATATCTAACAGAAACGAGGCCTTTGATTTAGGAGGCGGTGGCACTAAGAAAATACCAATTTCCAGACCTCAGATTTTATATGGCAATTATGATGGAGTACCTTTCGCTATGCTAATCTATCGTGATCAGGCGAATGATAATAAGGCTTCTGTTTATATTAATCCTGAGTTTCCTAAAGGGGAATGGTTTTCTGTAGATTTATGGAATAAGAGCCTGGGAGATTGGGAACCTACTTATGATACAGAGCTGTGGAGAAACTGCCAAATGCTCAGTTTATTCGTGCAAAATGTGGAGCAGATAGATGGAGAAGGTCTTTCTCAGCAAGAGCCTACTATGGTTTATGTGCTTGACTATAAACCTTATAAGGAATTAACAAACCGGAAATAA
- a CDS encoding glycoside hydrolase family 88 protein, whose translation MKTTYTFLMAVALFFCACTPDKVAEMSRENFKDGAAQYKYMMKQLPDGVFPQTFENGEFKTSGSGWWCSGFYPGSLIYLYEQTKDDSLLTETKRILEILKKEQYNTTTHDLGFMMYCSFGNMLSIDPKPEYKEILLNSAKSLSSRFSEKTGCIKSWDSRPEDYLVIIDNMMNLELLFWATQETGDSTYYDIAVTHANTTMENHFRSDYSSYHVLNYDSQTGKVKEKRTAQGYADSSAWARGQSWGLYGYTVVYRFTHDEKYLEQAKHIAEFILNHPNLPEDKIPYWDYDAPNIPNTKRDASAGAVMGSAFLELAKYVDQESADKYKATAKTIIETLSSPEYKAEIGTNGGFVLKHSVGHFDQGTEVDVPLTYADYYFFEAMKRYLEW comes from the coding sequence ATGAAAACTACTTATACTTTTTTAATGGCTGTTGCTTTATTTTTTTGCGCTTGCACCCCTGATAAAGTGGCTGAAATGAGCCGAGAGAACTTTAAGGATGGTGCTGCTCAGTATAAATATATGATGAAGCAACTACCTGATGGTGTTTTTCCTCAGACTTTTGAAAATGGAGAATTCAAGACCAGTGGCAGTGGCTGGTGGTGCAGTGGGTTTTATCCTGGCTCTCTTATATATCTTTATGAGCAAACTAAAGATGATAGTTTACTCACAGAGACCAAACGAATTTTAGAAATACTCAAAAAAGAGCAATACAATACTACTACTCATGACCTGGGTTTTATGATGTATTGCAGCTTTGGTAATATGCTTTCCATTGATCCTAAGCCAGAGTATAAGGAAATTTTATTAAATAGTGCCAAGTCACTTTCTTCTCGCTTTAGTGAAAAGACAGGCTGTATTAAATCTTGGGATTCCAGACCAGAAGATTATTTAGTAATTATAGATAATATGATGAATCTGGAGCTGCTTTTTTGGGCTACCCAGGAAACGGGAGACTCTACTTATTATGATATAGCCGTTACCCATGCAAATACTACTATGGAAAATCATTTTAGATCAGACTATAGCTCTTATCATGTTTTGAATTATGATTCACAGACCGGAAAAGTAAAAGAAAAGCGTACCGCTCAAGGTTATGCAGACTCTTCTGCTTGGGCTCGCGGACAGAGCTGGGGATTATATGGCTACACTGTGGTTTATCGCTTCACTCATGATGAGAAATATCTGGAACAAGCGAAACATATTGCTGAGTTTATATTGAATCATCCGAACCTGCCGGAAGACAAAATTCCTTATTGGGATTATGATGCGCCTAATATACCTAACACTAAAAGAGATGCTTCTGCTGGAGCGGTTATGGGTTCTGCATTTTTAGAATTAGCTAAATATGTTGATCAAGAGAGTGCAGATAAGTATAAAGCTACAGCTAAAACTATCATAGAAACATTATCTTCTCCAGAATATAAAGCGGAGATAGGTACTAATGGAGGTTTCGTGCTTAAGCATAGTGTTGGTCATTTTGATCAGGGTACTGAGGTGGACGTGCCGCTTACTTATGCTGATTACTATTTCTTCGAAGCCATGAAACGCTATTTGGAGTGGTAA
- a CDS encoding efflux RND transporter permease subunit — translation MKNFTNGIVSFALRHSIIVFFLTILLAVAGIISYIHTPIEAFPDVTNTRARIITQWPGRSAEEVEKFITLPIMKSMNTIPKKSNVRSISLFGLSVVTVIFEDEVDDFYAQQYASNRLQGVDMPEGADAEIDPPYGATGEIFRYIIESNRPIKELTAIQEWTIERELLSVAGISDVQSFGGEEKTYQIQVDPVALKQYEFSPLDVYEAISKSNINVGGDIIEKGTQAYVVRGVGLLTSINDIENTLINVRGEAPVLVKDIATVKKTAKPRLGQVSLDDNEDVVEGIVVMLRGENPAAVIERLKHKIDQLNNEILPDDVKIKPFIDRTELVNTTVKTVSKNLMEGIILVSVIVLIFLFNWRTTVTVALVIPLSFLFSITLLRIQGLPANLISMGALDFGLLLEGTLVIVETVYVQLEEKSTQYGLNRYNKLIKSGTIKNSISKVAPHIFFSQLILIIALFPIFSFQKVEGKMFTPLAYTLGYALLGSLILSLTFVPAMCKVMLQKNVKPINNPVVNFFRENIYKLFRWTTSHKKITLGTFTAILIACAIHFMNYGTEFIPQLNEGAVYVRATLPNSVSLKESVKTGKKIKKKLSEFDEVKFVLNQTGRPNDGTDPTGFFNNEFHIELHPQDEWARDETKEELLSRMKDSLQVFPGINFGFSQPIQDNVEEFVAGVKSSLVVKIFGDDLYKMEDQANEVAEVLKTVHGITGIKVYNNIGLPELRIQLNEAKMAQYGVNTEDAQTVVEMAIGGKTASYFYEDERKFDIQIRFEEGYRDDEISIGNILIPTLTGKEVQLKEIADISFKTGPAFIYRDGSSRYTAVGFSIEGRDLGSTINEAQKKVDEQLHFPKNNRLEWAGEFESKERATKQLTIIVPAALLLIVFLLYMNFGNIKDMLIAISTVTFAFIGGFVSLWVTGTIFGISAGIGFIILFGVCTIDGIILVAVMKENLQEKMPLKEAISEGVYSRIRPVVMIALMGSLGLLPAALSNGMGSEVQKPLAIMICGGLIICMLLSFTVLPQLFYLAYRNEDK, via the coding sequence ATGAAAAATTTCACCAATGGAATCGTATCCTTTGCGTTGCGCCATTCTATTATCGTATTTTTCCTCACTATACTTTTAGCAGTAGCAGGAATAATCAGCTACATACACACGCCCATAGAAGCCTTTCCTGATGTTACTAACACCAGAGCCAGGATTATTACTCAGTGGCCAGGCCGAAGTGCAGAGGAAGTAGAGAAGTTCATTACGCTTCCTATTATGAAGTCGATGAACACCATTCCTAAAAAGTCTAATGTCCGATCTATTTCCTTGTTTGGCCTATCTGTTGTTACAGTCATTTTTGAAGATGAAGTGGACGACTTTTATGCTCAGCAATATGCCTCTAACCGCTTACAGGGTGTAGATATGCCTGAAGGTGCTGATGCGGAAATAGATCCGCCATATGGTGCCACAGGAGAAATATTCAGATACATTATCGAAAGCAATCGCCCCATTAAAGAGCTCACAGCTATTCAGGAATGGACTATAGAGCGCGAGTTACTCTCAGTAGCCGGTATTTCTGATGTTCAAAGCTTTGGTGGTGAAGAAAAGACCTATCAAATACAAGTAGATCCTGTAGCCTTAAAGCAATATGAATTTTCTCCACTTGATGTTTACGAAGCTATCTCAAAAAGCAACATAAATGTAGGTGGCGATATTATTGAAAAAGGAACACAAGCCTATGTGGTTCGTGGTGTGGGACTGCTCACTTCTATTAATGATATAGAAAATACGCTGATTAATGTACGAGGAGAAGCTCCGGTATTAGTAAAGGATATTGCTACAGTAAAGAAAACTGCTAAACCACGACTCGGCCAGGTAAGTCTTGATGATAATGAAGATGTAGTAGAAGGTATTGTAGTAATGCTTAGAGGTGAGAATCCCGCTGCTGTCATAGAAAGGCTGAAGCATAAAATAGATCAGCTCAACAATGAGATATTACCTGATGATGTAAAAATAAAACCCTTCATTGACCGAACAGAATTGGTTAACACCACTGTAAAAACAGTGAGCAAGAACCTAATGGAAGGGATCATTTTGGTTTCGGTAATAGTACTCATATTCCTTTTTAACTGGAGAACTACGGTGACTGTAGCATTGGTAATACCTCTTTCTTTCCTATTTAGCATTACGCTATTGCGAATTCAAGGGCTACCTGCCAACCTGATATCTATGGGTGCACTAGATTTTGGACTACTTCTGGAAGGTACACTGGTAATTGTAGAAACCGTATACGTACAGCTTGAAGAGAAATCCACTCAATATGGTCTGAATAGATATAATAAGCTGATCAAATCAGGAACTATTAAAAACAGCATAAGCAAAGTAGCTCCACACATTTTCTTTTCTCAGCTAATATTAATCATTGCCCTCTTCCCTATTTTCTCATTTCAAAAGGTAGAAGGAAAAATGTTCACTCCATTGGCCTACACTCTGGGTTATGCACTTTTAGGCTCTCTTATACTCAGCCTTACTTTTGTGCCTGCCATGTGTAAAGTCATGCTACAAAAGAATGTGAAGCCTATCAATAACCCTGTGGTAAATTTCTTTAGAGAGAATATTTACAAGCTTTTCCGCTGGACCACCAGTCACAAGAAGATTACACTTGGCACATTCACTGCCATATTGATCGCCTGTGCTATACATTTCATGAATTATGGTACCGAGTTTATCCCTCAGCTTAACGAAGGAGCCGTATATGTACGAGCTACCTTGCCTAACAGTGTGAGTTTAAAGGAATCAGTTAAAACAGGGAAAAAGATAAAGAAAAAGCTCAGTGAATTTGATGAAGTGAAATTTGTACTTAACCAAACTGGTAGGCCTAATGATGGAACTGACCCTACCGGCTTTTTCAATAATGAATTTCACATAGAACTCCACCCTCAAGATGAATGGGCCAGAGATGAAACCAAAGAAGAACTGCTTAGCAGAATGAAAGACAGCCTGCAGGTTTTCCCAGGAATCAATTTTGGGTTTAGCCAACCTATTCAAGATAACGTAGAGGAATTTGTAGCCGGAGTGAAAAGCTCTCTGGTAGTAAAAATTTTTGGTGATGACCTATATAAAATGGAAGATCAGGCTAATGAAGTAGCTGAAGTTTTAAAAACGGTTCATGGCATTACAGGTATAAAAGTATACAATAACATTGGTCTTCCTGAACTCAGAATTCAGCTTAATGAAGCTAAAATGGCTCAATATGGCGTGAATACTGAAGATGCTCAAACTGTAGTAGAAATGGCTATTGGAGGTAAAACGGCTTCTTATTTCTATGAAGATGAAAGGAAATTCGATATTCAAATCCGCTTTGAAGAAGGCTACAGAGATGATGAAATATCTATTGGAAATATACTGATTCCTACCCTTACTGGTAAAGAAGTGCAACTGAAAGAAATAGCAGATATCAGTTTCAAAACGGGTCCTGCATTTATCTATAGAGATGGTAGCAGCCGCTATACTGCCGTTGGTTTCAGTATAGAAGGTCGTGATTTAGGAAGCACCATTAATGAGGCTCAAAAGAAAGTAGATGAACAGCTACACTTCCCTAAGAATAACCGCTTAGAATGGGCTGGTGAATTCGAAAGTAAAGAAAGGGCTACCAAGCAGTTGACCATCATTGTACCGGCTGCTCTCCTATTGATTGTATTCTTACTTTATATGAATTTCGGAAATATTAAAGATATGCTCATAGCCATATCTACCGTTACCTTCGCTTTTATAGGCGGTTTTGTATCGCTTTGGGTTACAGGCACCATATTCGGCATCTCGGCAGGTATAGGCTTCATAATACTTTTCGGAGTATGTACTATTGATGGGATCATACTGGTAGCGGTAATGAAAGAAAACCTACAAGAGAAAATGCCTTTAAAAGAGGCCATTTCTGAAGGAGTTTACAGCCGTATCCGGCCTGTGGTCATGATAGCACTTATGGGATCGCTGGGCTTACTGCCTGCTGCCTTATCTAATGGCATGGGATCTGAGGTCCAAAAGCCCCTGGCCATTATGATTTGCGGTGGACTCATCATCTGTATGTTATTATCATTTACAGTGCTGCCACAGCTTTTCTACCTGGCTTATAGAAATGAAGATAAATAA
- a CDS encoding HAMP domain-containing sensor histidine kinase: protein MKIQHKIILITCAIFGFVFAFTSFITYKSFIKSSESIFYKDLSRTAQISAMFYLEKDELNRANFLPIQNAFYQLNPDRKISIYDQSKTTAFNTESQLEINPEVLETIKEKSAHQFSINDTYYYGLFYEDNQGDFVVIVSAKNALIEQQKTSLLIILITVFCVGMLIITLLIWQMAKYAYKPVRNIIHQVDTLDLNSTELLLSYPKTNDELENLFAAFNNLLKEIKNSYQQQKNFVDHASHELKTPLASIINALEVTLQRPRTNEEYKENSENVLQSALRLERILKNLLLLSGIQRNLKDKHDVRIDETIWEIIEALLPKHQDRFQVEINILPQKMQILSAIANETLLYMAMFNLIENAAKFSKDQVLIKLYEIDNKLKIDIKDQGIGISPDEIQFLRQPFYRGKNTEKIDGNGLGFSIAYLILEAHHISINIKSAPEQGTTISLSFP, encoded by the coding sequence ATGAAAATTCAACATAAAATCATACTGATCACTTGCGCCATCTTTGGTTTTGTATTTGCCTTCACATCATTTATTACTTATAAATCATTCATAAAGTCATCTGAAAGTATTTTCTATAAAGATCTTTCCAGAACAGCTCAAATTTCTGCTATGTTCTACCTGGAGAAAGATGAACTTAACCGGGCTAACTTTCTCCCCATCCAGAATGCCTTTTACCAGCTGAACCCTGACCGTAAAATAAGCATTTACGATCAAAGCAAAACCACTGCTTTTAACACTGAGTCTCAATTAGAAATCAATCCTGAGGTACTGGAAACTATTAAAGAGAAATCCGCTCATCAATTTTCTATTAATGACACTTATTATTACGGTCTTTTTTATGAAGACAACCAAGGGGATTTTGTAGTAATAGTCAGTGCTAAAAACGCTTTAATAGAACAGCAAAAGACCTCCTTGCTCATTATTCTAATTACCGTGTTTTGTGTAGGCATGCTCATTATTACATTGCTCATTTGGCAAATGGCAAAATATGCTTACAAGCCGGTAAGAAACATCATTCATCAGGTAGATACTTTGGACCTTAATTCTACCGAGCTCCTACTATCATACCCTAAAACCAATGATGAGTTAGAGAACCTGTTTGCCGCTTTTAATAATTTGCTCAAAGAAATAAAGAATAGCTATCAACAGCAGAAGAACTTTGTAGACCACGCCTCTCATGAGCTAAAAACACCATTAGCTTCTATCATTAATGCTCTTGAAGTAACCTTACAAAGGCCCAGAACCAATGAAGAGTATAAGGAAAATTCCGAAAATGTATTACAATCCGCTTTAAGGTTAGAACGCATTCTTAAAAACCTGCTTTTACTCTCGGGAATACAGCGAAATTTAAAAGACAAACATGATGTTAGGATCGATGAAACCATCTGGGAAATAATAGAAGCCTTACTCCCTAAGCATCAGGATCGTTTTCAGGTAGAGATTAACATACTGCCTCAGAAAATGCAAATCCTTTCTGCCATAGCCAATGAAACCCTGCTGTATATGGCTATGTTTAATCTTATAGAAAATGCCGCTAAATTCTCTAAAGATCAGGTTTTAATAAAACTATATGAGATAGATAATAAGCTAAAAATAGATATTAAAGACCAGGGAATTGGTATATCTCCTGATGAGATTCAATTTTTGAGACAGCCTTTTTACAGAGGAAAAAACACTGAAAAAATTGATGGTAACGGCCTGGGATTCAGTATAGCTTACCTCATATTGGAAGCTCACCACATTTCCATTAACATAAAAAGTGCTCCAGAGCAAGGCACCACTATATCTCTATCCTTTCCTTAA
- a CDS encoding response regulator transcription factor, translated as MKILLVEDDQKLGVSIQKGLIEEGFNTEWITDGVEARDRVFQEQWDMIILDVMLPGVNGIQLCEMIRFKKNKTPIIMLSALGETDDKITALDKGADDYIVKPFHFKELISRINALHRRFHQSHHEPNEILSCDNLQVDKSKNKIYRGNKLIQLSSKEYQLLCCLLEEKNKVVSRIRILESVWHTNQDTYTNIIDVYISYLRNKIDLPNEKKLIKTIKGRGYMITDSE; from the coding sequence ATGAAAATCCTGCTTGTAGAAGATGATCAGAAATTAGGCGTGTCCATTCAAAAAGGACTTATAGAAGAGGGCTTCAATACTGAGTGGATCACTGATGGCGTAGAAGCCAGGGATAGAGTTTTTCAAGAACAGTGGGATATGATTATCCTGGATGTAATGCTGCCCGGGGTTAACGGTATTCAGCTCTGTGAGATGATCCGTTTTAAAAAGAACAAGACTCCTATTATAATGCTCAGCGCTTTAGGCGAAACTGATGACAAGATTACTGCTTTAGATAAAGGTGCAGATGATTATATTGTAAAACCTTTTCACTTCAAAGAGCTGATCTCGCGCATTAACGCACTTCACCGCAGGTTCCATCAATCACATCATGAGCCTAACGAGATTCTCAGCTGTGATAACCTGCAGGTAGACAAGAGCAAAAACAAGATTTACAGAGGTAATAAATTGATTCAATTATCATCTAAAGAATATCAGCTTTTATGCTGCCTATTAGAAGAAAAGAATAAGGTAGTTTCCCGAATAAGAATATTAGAAAGTGTTTGGCATACAAATCAGGATACCTACACCAATATTATTGACGTTTACATCTCTTATTTGAGAAATAAAATAGACCTGCCCAATGAGAAAAAACTCATAAAAACTATTAAAGGTAGAGGCTACATGATTACTGACAGCGAATGA
- a CDS encoding TolC family protein: MKHIIITSIIIFSSVLCHAQDKKLTLSQEEAEALLLKQNLGLLAEQLNIDIAEAEVIQAKVWPNPTLSVDEINLWSTSYQKKTGETLPSLFGSESFGRQRQISAQIEQLVQLAGKRKKRIAIEQVNQEIADAYLEDFLLSLRTEFRETIFQFQYSKLYIDLLERQVASLATLINSYRQQFEEGNINKADLIRLQATHMAMKDELIEINEELNEQESQLIVMLNLEDNTTLSFTGVFDESFNYGVNPEEIELTKLQELALDHQPSLLIANHQVSKANKQFAYEKALRTPDLNLSVGYDRGGNIMQDFIGVGFALDLPIFDRNKGGIKRAQAEIDQAQLIQQEATLKVKSEVRQKLKNLQQVASFFETINASYVNDLDKSMEAYNQFFKDQTVNMLSYLDFMEAYIDNMQIIFENQMQYLTALEELNYITGLNLQHHQKN, encoded by the coding sequence GTGAAACATATTATAATTACTTCTATCATCATATTTTCATCGGTCTTATGCCATGCACAGGACAAGAAACTTACGCTTAGTCAGGAAGAAGCTGAAGCCCTCCTGCTCAAGCAGAACCTGGGGCTTTTGGCCGAGCAACTTAATATAGATATAGCTGAAGCAGAGGTCATACAAGCCAAAGTATGGCCTAACCCCACTTTATCAGTAGATGAGATTAATCTATGGAGCACCAGTTACCAAAAAAAGACCGGAGAAACGCTCCCTTCACTGTTTGGCAGTGAATCATTTGGAAGGCAAAGGCAAATCAGTGCACAAATAGAACAGCTGGTACAGCTTGCCGGAAAAAGAAAAAAGAGAATAGCCATAGAGCAGGTAAATCAGGAAATAGCCGATGCCTATTTAGAGGACTTTCTATTATCTCTGAGAACTGAATTTCGTGAAACTATTTTTCAATTTCAATATAGCAAGCTTTATATAGATCTTCTGGAAAGACAAGTAGCTTCATTAGCCACGCTCATTAATTCTTACAGACAGCAGTTTGAAGAAGGGAATATTAATAAGGCTGATTTAATAAGACTGCAAGCCACCCACATGGCTATGAAAGATGAGCTTATCGAAATTAATGAAGAGCTCAACGAACAGGAAAGTCAACTTATAGTAATGCTTAATTTGGAAGATAACACCACCCTATCTTTTACTGGGGTGTTTGATGAATCTTTTAATTACGGAGTTAATCCGGAAGAAATAGAGCTTACCAAATTACAAGAACTGGCGCTGGATCATCAACCCTCACTACTCATTGCTAACCACCAAGTAAGCAAGGCTAACAAACAGTTTGCTTACGAAAAAGCACTAAGAACACCAGACTTAAACCTTTCTGTAGGTTATGACCGAGGGGGTAACATTATGCAAGATTTTATAGGTGTAGGCTTTGCTCTGGATTTACCCATTTTCGATCGTAACAAAGGTGGCATAAAAAGAGCACAGGCAGAAATTGATCAGGCGCAACTCATACAACAAGAAGCGACCTTAAAAGTGAAAAGTGAGGTAAGACAAAAGCTCAAAAACCTACAACAAGTAGCCAGCTTTTTTGAAACCATTAATGCTTCTTATGTAAATGATCTGGATAAATCCATGGAAGCGTATAACCAGTTTTTCAAAGATCAGACAGTAAACATGCTCAGTTATCTAGACTTTATGGAAGCCTACATAGATAACATGCAAATCATATTTGAAAACCAGATGCAGTATTTAACGGCTCTTGAAGAACTCAACTACATTACTGGTCTCAACCTACAACATCATCAAAAAAATTAA